DNA sequence from the Candidatus Limnocylindrales bacterium genome:
CGCCGGACCGGTGTCGAAATCCATCGCGTTGATGACGTCGATGAGCAGGAGCGCCACCGGGCAGCTCTCGGGCGCACTGCCGTGGAGATCGGGATTACGCGCCGGCATGAGATGCTCCTTGCAGCCGCGAGCGAGCCGGCTTCAGCGCATCAGCTCGTAGGGGCCGCCCTTGGCAAGCGCCCGCTGGTAGGCGGGCCGGGCATGGATTCGATCGAGGAAGGCCTGCAGGCGAGGATAGGCCGCGGCCGAGGCGCGCGCCGCGGCGGCCTCGATGGGAAAGCTCATCTGCACGTCGGCGGCGGTGAACTCCTCGCCCGCGAACCACGCCCGCTCGGCGAGCTCGTCGTCCATGTAGCCGAGGTGCAGGTCGAGCTGAGGGCCGACGAACTGGCTCATGACGCGATCGGCGATCCCGCGCGCCACCGGCTTGACGAAGAACGGCATCGGCGCCTCCTTCACTCGCGAGAACACCAGCGACAGCAGCAGCGGCGGCATCGCCGAGCCTTCGGCATAGTGAAGCCAGTACGTGTAGCGAAGCCGCTGCGGCGTGCCGGGCGGCGGAATCAGCCGGCCGTTGCCGTAGCGTTCGACGATGTACTCGATGATGGCGCCCGACTCGGCCACGGTATTGGGGCCGTCGGTGATGACCGGAGACTTGCCGAGCGGATGGACGGCCTTGAGCGAGGGCGGCGCCAGCATCGTCTGCGCGTCGCGCTCGTAACGCCGGACCTCGTAGGCAACGTCCAGCTCCTCGAGGAGCCACAGAACACGCTGCGATCGCGAGTTGTTCAGGTGGTGGACGACGATCATGCGCGGCCTCCGTGCGGCGCGCGGCGGCGCGCGGGAAGCCATCTATCGAAGTGCGCAACCGGTGACAACGAAGACGAGCGCCAGTCGCGGCGACGGCGGCAGTCATCGTTCGGCCGCTCGCGCCGCTGCGGGCGGGCCGCTCAGCAGGCGGCGCTCCAGCCACAGGGCATTGAGCGTGGCAGCGCCGTACCTGGTGTTGTCGAAGATCACCCAGGCCGGTCCGCTCGCCACGTCGCGCCACAGCCTGGTGCCCAGCTCGTCCAGGAACGGTTCGTCGTAGGAGGAGGTGTACATCTCCGGGGAGCCGTGCAGCCGGTAGTAGGTCAGCCCGCGCCAGGCGCCGGGACGACCGGCTCCCGGAGCCGGCGCAGGATCGGCCGCCACGCGCGCGACCTGGTAGGCGAGCAGAAGCTGCTCGGCCTGCGGCGTGAACCAGGTGCGGTGACGCGGCTCGCACGCCACCTGGCCGAGATGTGCCTCGCGCAGTGCGCCGAAGAACAGGTGTGCGCTCTTGAGGTCCAGCGCCAGGCTCGGCGGCAGCTGCACCAGAAGCGGACCGAGCTTGGCGCCGAGACCGCCGGCTTCGTCGAGAAACCGCGTCAGCTCCTGCTGCGCGCCGATGAGATGACGGTCGTGCGTGATGGTGCGCGGCGCCTTGACGGCGAAGCGGAAGCCGGCCGGGACGCTGGCAGCCCAGCGCTCGTAGGTCCGCCGGCGATGGCTGCGATAGAAGGAGGAGTTGATCTCGACGGCACGCAGGCTGGAGGCGTAGCGCTCCAGGTGCGAGCCGTCGGCGCCGAACAGCGAGGCGTGCTCGGGGCGAAGCGACCAGCCGGCGCAGGCGACGAGAGGCTCGCAGGGAGCCACCGCGCCGCGAGCCCTGCCCGTCACTCTTCGTATTCGTCCGAGCCTTGCACCCACAGGAAGGATTGGATGTCGATCATGTCGCGCGGACGCATGTCGCGAAGGTCGCGGCGCACTTCCTCGGCGAAGGCCAGAACGTTCGAGTAGATCTCCCAGCTCGGGCGCGATCGGTACGAGAGTGGATGGCCGTATTCGAGCGCCGCCGTCCGCGTGACGTTGGGCTTCAGAAAGAAGTGCTGCTCGGGCTGGGCCAGGAACCCGAAAACCGTCACCAGCGGCCAGGTAAGCACCCGCGTCTGCTTTCGCGGCAGGCGCTCGACGACCTCGCACCAGCGATCGAACCTCTGCTGCGGGGAGCCTTTGCCGTGAAGGAGCTCGTAGAGACCGGTGGCGAAGGAGCGCGCACCGGGCGCGGCGCGCACGGCGTCGCGCAGCGCCATCTTCTCGAACGAGAACAGCAGATTGGTGCGCGATTCGATGCGGACGGCCCGTTCGGCGATCTTCTCGTAGGCGCCGCCCTGCAGCAGCGCGCGCATCTCCCTGCGCGACAGCTGCTCCTCCCAGCGCTCGTGCGCCTGCCATTTGTAGCTGCGCTCGAGCTCGATGTAGTCCCCGTCTCGAAAGCCGCCCGGATAGAAGCGCAGGAACTTGCGCCGGCACCGGTTGGCACCCGGAGCCGTCTTCAGCGCGGCTCCCGACGCTGTCATTGCCCGGCCGGCAGCGCCTGTGGCATCGCTGCCTGGGCCTGATGTGCCGTCGCCGTGTCGCACACCGCCACCACGCCGGCAGCCCTGCGGCTGGCCTCGAAGGCGGCGAGGGCGGCATCGCGACTCTCGGCGTGAAGATTGTCGCAGCGGGCCGCGAATGCGGTCAGAAGACAGGCGATGAGAATCGGCAGCCTCAGGATGATCGCGAACATGGAACTGTCTCCTTCGAGCTCGTGTCTCCCTGCCAGCTCGGTTGCTTGTCTCCAGGCCGATCCTAGCTCGCGACCGCAGGTCAGCGAGGAGTCCCTGCCATTTCTCGCACTTCGCGACTCGACGTGGGGATTCTGCAAGGCCAAAGCTTGCAGCTCCGCGCGATAGTCACACCAGTTGCGACACGCGCAGAAATGCGAGAACGGTGTTCCAGATGCGGGGCTCGGCTATTGCGCGAACACCACGTCGAAAACTTTCGGATCCGTTTCGTAAGGCTTGCCCGGACGTGGCCAGTGCACGACGAAATCGGTCACACCCGCGGCCTCGTACAGCTCCGTCGCTTCCTGAAAGGACTGCCGCGACTGCAGGCCCGGATCGAGCAGAGGGCCGCTCAGCACCAGGCGGGCAAGCGTGGAGGGATCGCGGCCCACCGCCGCGCAGGCTGCCTCGAGCCGCTCGATCTGCTCGCGCACCACCGATGCGCCGCGCGCAGGATCCAGCACTCCTTCGCCACGGCGCTCGCCGGTGGTGACCCAGATGTCGGCGTGCCGTGCCACCAGGCGCATGCCGCGCGGCCCCGTCGCGGCAAGGGCGAGGGGAGGCCGCGGGA
Encoded proteins:
- a CDS encoding glutathione S-transferase, which translates into the protein MIVVHHLNNSRSQRVLWLLEELDVAYEVRRYERDAQTMLAPPSLKAVHPLGKSPVITDGPNTVAESGAIIEYIVERYGNGRLIPPPGTPQRLRYTYWLHYAEGSAMPPLLLSLVFSRVKEAPMPFFVKPVARGIADRVMSQFVGPQLDLHLGYMDDELAERAWFAGEEFTAADVQMSFPIEAAAARASAAAYPRLQAFLDRIHARPAYQRALAKGGPYELMR
- a CDS encoding DUF72 domain-containing protein; the protein is MTGRARGAVAPCEPLVACAGWSLRPEHASLFGADGSHLERYASSLRAVEINSSFYRSHRRRTYERWAASVPAGFRFAVKAPRTITHDRHLIGAQQELTRFLDEAGGLGAKLGPLLVQLPPSLALDLKSAHLFFGALREAHLGQVACEPRHRTWFTPQAEQLLLAYQVARVAADPAPAPGAGRPGAWRGLTYYRLHGSPEMYTSSYDEPFLDELGTRLWRDVASGPAWVIFDNTRYGAATLNALWLERRLLSGPPAAARAAER